The stretch of DNA GGGAATGCTCATGGTCTGGTATTCATCGAAGCGGCGGGCGTCGAGCACCACCACGTCGGCGTTGCTGTCGAGCAACGCCTGCACTTCTTCAGCCGCCAGCGACGGTGTGTGGCGCTGGCTTTCCACCAGCTCGCCAAAGGATTTGCTTGGCACGTTGACGTCGATAAACAGCTCGCCACCGGCGCTGCGCCAACCGTCCAGGCCGCCTTCCAGCAGGCTGACCTCGGTATAGCCGAGCGCCTGCAAGCGCTGGGCGGCGATCTGTGCCAGGCCTTCACCGTTGTCGTACACCGTCACCTGGGTATCCCGGCGTGGGATGCGTGAATACACTTCCAGTTCCAGTTTTGACAGCGGGATATTCGCGGCGAACAGCGGGTGGGATTCGGCGAAAGGCGCTTCCTCGCGCACATCCACAAGGGCGACTTCTTCACGGTCCAGCAGGGCCTGGCGAATCTGGGCGAAGCTGCGGTTCGATACAGTCATGGGGCAGGGCTCTCTTTGGACAGGGCGTCTTTGGACAAATCCCAGATGTTCGGGAGAAAAGCGTTGGAATAACCGGAGATAAACAGTTTCTCGCTGCCGTCCGGCTGGTACACGGCGCGGCGCACCGCACCGATGTTGGCGCCATACACATGAATGCTGATGGACACCTGGTCACGGAAGGCATTGCTGACTTGATGGATGTCACCGATCTTCGGCGACACGGCTTCCACCTGGCCGGGTTCCAGCTGGATGCGCTTGCCGTCGGCGACCAGTGCGCCCTCGGCGTTACGCGCAAAGCCCTGGGAATACTCGGAACCGCGCAGCATGCCGATCAGCCCCCACACGCGATGGTCATGGATCGGCGTGGTCTGCCCCGGCCCCCACACAAAGCTGACGATGCTGAAGCGCTGGCGCGAATCGGCGTGCAGCAGGAATTGCTGATAACGCTCGGGGTCGGGTTGGGCAAACTCGTCCGGCAGCCAGTCATCGTGGCTGACCAGTTGCGCCAGTAGCTTGCCGCCGCGGTGCAGCAGGTCGCCTTCGCGAGGGTTGCCGTCGATCAATTCCGCCAGGGCGCCAATGAATGCTCTGAGTCTCTCCGGGTGTCGGGCCTGGGTCATGACAATTCCATCGTGGGTGGTTCGTGGTGATGGGTTTATCTAAGCATAATGTTTATAGTTAATATGCTATTTTTTAATGATTAGGTTATAGCGGAAAGTAATTTAGAACCGGTTTGAATAGCGTTAGACGTTATCGATCCGGGGGTTGGGCTATCCAGCCACCGTTTATGGAACTATGCTTTTCACACATCTTAATGACTGTTCTCTATGTGCGGCCCAAATGAAAATTGACGATATCGATGCCTTTGTCGAAGTGATTCGTTGCCAGTCCATCAGCCATGCCGCCGAGTCGCTGCAACTGACCCAGCCGGCCATTACCCGTCGCGTGCAGAACTTCGAGCAGGCGCTGGGGGTGGAGTTGTTCGACCGCAACACCAAGCCGCTCAAGCCTACTTTGATCGGAACGCGGGTGTATGAACAGTGCCGTTCGATCCTTCGGGAAATGGACGCCCTGCGTGAACTGGTGGCCACCGACGCGCCGCCCACCGGCCTGCTGCGCCTGGGGGTGCCGCAGACCATTGGCGACGTGGTGTTGCTGGACGCCCTCAAGCACCTGCGCAGTGAATTCCCCGAGCTGCGGGCCCAGGTGGCTACCGGCTGGGGCAGCCAACTGGTGGGCAAGATCGAGCGCGGCGAACTGGACGCGGCGGCGGCGCTGTTTCCGGCGGGCAAGATCTTCCCGGACAACATCGTCGGCGAGTCCATCGGCAAGATGGAACTGGTGGTGGTGTGTGCCAAGGCCCAACTGCCGAAGAAGCCCTGCAAGCTGGCGGACGTGTACCAGAATGGCTGGATCCTGAACCCGGATGGCTGCGGTTTCCGTGCCGGGTTGCAACGCACCCTGTCGGACCAGGGCCTGGCGTTGCGGGTCAACCTGGAGACCTTCGGCACCGAGCTGCAACTGGGCCTGGTGGCTGACGGCCTGGGCCTCGGCCTGGTGCCACGCCCGCTGCTGGAGCGCAGTGCCCATCGCGATCAACTGGCGGCCATGCCACTGAAGGACTTCAAGCCGGTGATGGACCTGTGGCTGATCTACCCGCATTTCCTGGGCAACCTGCAAGGGCCGGTGGACGCGTTTGGCAAGCTGGTGGCGGCGTCGTTGCACAAGGTGCGCAATGCAGCGTGATATGAAAAAAAATAATAATTAGCTTAGATTAAAATGTGCTTTTTATTATTTTTGGTCATCCCCTAGGCTTGCCTGGAAGTCCTTAAGGCCATCCAGGAAGTTTTGCCATGAGCAGCGTCACCTCGATCTCCAGTGTCTCGAACAACGTCCGCCAGCGGGTTACCCCGGAAGAGTGGGAGGTGCGCGTTAAACTTGCGGCGGCCTATCGGCTGGCGGCCTTGTACAAGTGGACCGACCACATCTACACGCACTTCTCCGCCCGGGTGCCGGGGCCTGAGGAGCATTTCCTGATCAATGCCTACGGGCTGTTGTTCGATGAGATCAGCGCTTCGAATCTGGTCAAGGTGGATATCGACGGCACGATTGTCGATGACCCTACGGGCCTGGGGATCAACTATGCGGGCTATGTGATCCACAGCGCTATCCATGCGGCTCGCCACGATTTGCAGGCCGTGCTGCATACGCATACGCGCGACGGTATTGCGGTGTCGGCGCAGAAGGACGGGTTGTTGCCGATCTCCCAGCATTCCATCGGGTTTTCCGGGCGCGTTGCGTACCACGGGTATGAAGGTGTGGCCCTTGACCTGGATGAGCGTGAGCGGTTGGTGGCCGACCTGGGGGACAAGAGCGTGATGATCCTGCGCAATCATGGATTGCTGACGGCGGGGGTGAGTGTGGAGCATGCGTTCCAGCAGCTGCAGGGGCTGGAGCGGGCGTGCAATATCCAGATTGCGGCGCAGGCGGGGGGAAATGCCGAGTTGATCTTTCCGCCGGCGGAGGTGGTGGCCAAGGTGGAGAAGCAGGCAGAAGTGTTCAAGAGCGGGGATGGGCCGGGGGTGGCGCGGCACTGGAATGCGTTGATTCGGCAATTGGAGCGTACGGATACTGATTACAAACTTTGACGTTGTGGGTTTGGTATTTACGCTTGGTTGTGGGTGTATATCCGTTATTTGGGTGATGGCCGCCATTGGTTCCGCTCTTACAGCGGCTCACTTTTGAACAGCGCAAAAGTAAGCAAAACGCTCTTGCCCCACCACTCGGCACCTCGCCTAGGCTCGGTGTGCCCTCACTCCGGCATTACTCCGCGGGCCGCCGCGACGGGGCGTCCCTGCCCCGTCGCGGCTAAACCGGCGTCCTGCCGGTTTACCCGCTCCGTAATACCTGCGTTCGGCCAGCGTGGTTTAACGGGGCGCCTAAGATCAAAATCAAGATCAAAAGCAAGAGCACAGCGGCCTGAAAGCCGGCTTGAGTGTTAAAAGCTAAATCAAAAGCTGAAGCGGGCACGGTCCACTGTAGGAGCTGGCTTGCCTGCGATGGCATCGCTTCGGTGTGCCTGATGTACCGAGGTGTCTGCATCGCCGGCAAGCCAGCTCCTACAGAAAAACAGAACCACCCCCCCCACAGAAAAGCAGAGCTGCATCAGCTTCAGATTTGGCTTTCGCTCTGGATCTTGCCTTTGCTTTTAACACTCAAGCCGGCCGGGAGGCCGCTGTGCTCTTGCTTTTGATCTTGATCTGCGGGCCCCGTCAACCACGATGGCCGCAAGTAGGCACGGTGGAGCGGGTAAATCGGCAAGGATGCCGATTTAGCCGCGCCGGGCCATGGATGGCCCGTCGCGGCGGCCCGCGGAACCGGGCCGGAGTGCGGGCATGCCGAGCCTAGGCGAGGCACCGAGTGGTGGGGCAAAGACCTTTTGGTTACTTTTGGGGCGTTTGCCAAAAGTGACCCGCTGTAAGAGCGGAACCATAAGTGGCCGTTACCGAAGAAACGGATATGTACTCGGTCCCCCTCCCTCAGGCCACTTTTCCAGCCGCCTGGCGCTCCCGCTCAGCCACCAACTGCCGAGTCAGCGGAATCAGCCTCTTCCCGTAATCAATAGCATCATTCAGCGGATCAAACCCACGAATCAAAAACGTCGTGATACCCAGGTCGTAATAATCCAGCAACGCCTCGGCCACCTGATCAGCCGTACCCACCAGCGATGTAGAGTTACCCTGGGCCCCCAGCAACCCCGCAATCCCGGTCCACAACCGCTTATCCAACCGCGACCCCTGGGCCGCCGCCGCCAACAGCCGCCGCGACCCCTCATTCGGCGGTTCACGCCTCACAAACCCATTCTTCTCAGCCAACGCCGTCGCCTGCTCCAGGATGCTGTCCGCACGCTCCCAAGCCAGCGCTTCAGTCTCTGCCAGAATCGGCCGCAACGACAAACTGAAGCGAACCGTACGCCCATGCCTGGCCGCCTCAGCCCGCACCTGTGTGACTACTTCCTTCACCTGCTCGTAGGTCTCACCCCACAGCGCATACACATCCGCATGCTTGCCCGCCACCGCAATGGCCGCCGCTGAAGACCCGCCAAAATACAACGGTATATGCGGCTGCTGCGGCGACTTCACCGTCGAAAACGCACCCTCGTACCGGTAGTAAGTGCCGTGATGGTCGAAGGGCTTTTCACTGGTCCATTCCTGCCGCACCACGCTCAAGTACTCGTCGGTGCGCGCATAACGCTCATCCTTGTCGATATGACTGCCATCGGCCCGCAGTTCACGGTCGTCGCCGCCGGTGATGATGTGCACCGCGGTGCGCCCGCCGTTGAACACATCCAGCGTGGCGAACTGCCGCGCAGCGAGGGTGGGTTGGACGAAGCCGGGCCGGTGGGCAATCAGGAACTGCAGCTTTTTCGTCACGCTGGCCGCATGCGCAGCGATCAACGTACTGTCCGGGCTGTTGGAATGGAAGGCCACCAGCGCGCGGTCGAAGCCGGCCTCTTCGTGGGCGCGGGCCACGGTCTCCACGTAGTCGGGCTGCAAGGTCGGGCCGCTGCGAGGGTGGATCTCGGAGGCGTGGTGGCCGCCGATATAGCCGATAAATTCGATGCTCATGGTCAGTCCTTGTTGAGGGCAGGAATAAAGCTGCTATCGAAAATAGAGGCCGTACCCGAGCCTGTAAAATGCCGATTGGTTCTATCCTAATTATAAAAATACAGAATCATAGTTTTAGATTGTTATCAGTAATGCGCATTTTAATCGTATTAGGTTATTCCCAAATAGAATTTCACTGAGGTTTTTTATGCGAATAGCATGAAACCGCAGCGGCGCTCCTGGCCGTGTTCTTGATGAGGAAGGAAGCCCGATGACTGAAAAGTCCCTTAACGCCAGTTCGTTTTCCGTCGACAAGGCCGAGGGTCAAGCCGGCGTTGCATCCCGCTTGATTCCGCGCTGGCTGCGCAACTGGCGCACCCCCGATGTGTTGCTGCGGCTGGTCAGCCCGATTGTGTTGCTGTTGCTGTGGGAACTGGCCTCCGAGCTGGGCTTGATCCCGGCACGGATCATCGCCGCTCCGTCTCAGATTGGCGGCACCCTGTGGGCAATGATCGTCTCCGGAGAGCTGGGCAAGCACCTGCTGGTGTCCCTGCAACGGGCGCTGCTGGGCTTGAGCATCGGCGTGAGTATCGGGGTGGTGGCCGCGTTGATCACCGGCCTGTCGAAGCGCGGCGAGGTAATCCTCGACTCACCGATGCAGATGCTGCGCACCATTCCTTCCCTGGCACTGGTGCCGTTGTTCATCCTCTGGTTCGGCATCGGCGAGTTCACCAAGATCGCACTGATCGTTACCGGTACCACCTTTCCGGTGTACCTCAACCTGTTCGCCGGCATCCGCAACATCGACCCCAAACTGATCGAGGCCGCCAACACCCTCGGCCTCAACCGTCGCGAGCTGATCTGGCACGTGATCCTGCCGGGCTCGTTGCCTTCGTTTTTTGTCGGCCTGCGCTATTCCCTGGGCATCTCCTGGCTGGCCCTGGTGTTTGTCGAGCAAATCAACACCACCGCCGGTATCGGCTACCTGGCCAGTGATGCGCGGGACTTCATGCGCACCGACGTGATCGTGATCTGCCTGTTGATCTATAGCGTGCTGGGCCTGCTGATCGACGGCTTGATCCGCACCCTGGAACGTTTTGCCCTGGCCTGGCGCCCATCGTTTGTGAGGAACTGACATGTCGATTCTCGAAGCTTCAACAGCACCGGTGCAGTTGCGCAATGTGGTGCGCCAGTTCGGCCAGCAGCGGGTCATCGACGGCCTGGACCTGGATATCGCCCCGGGGGAGTTCGTTGCGTTGCTGGGCGCCAGCGGGTCCGGCAAGACCACTTTGCTGCGCAGCCTCGCGGGCCTGGACAGCATCGACAGCGGCCAGTTGCGCGTGCCCAAGGCCCGGGCGGCGGTGTTCCAGGAGCCGCGCCTGATGCCGTGGAAGCGCGCCTGGAAAAACGTGATTCTCGGCCTGCGGGTTCCCGACGCCAAGGCCCGTGCGGTGCAGGCGTTGACGGAAGTCGGGCTGGCCCATCGGCTGGAGGCGTACCCGGCGACCCTCTCCGGCGGCGAGGCCCAGCGCGTGGCATTGGCCCGCGGCCTGGTGCGCGAGCCCAAGCTGCTGTTGCTCGACGAACCGTTCGCCGCGCTGGATGCGCTGACCCGCATCAAGATGCATCGCCTGATCATCGAGCTCTGGCGCAAACACACGCCGGCCGTGTTGCTGGTGACCCACGACGTCGACGAAGCGATCCTGCTGGCCGACCGCGTGATCGTGCTGGCGGAGGGCAAGATTGCCGAGCAACTGCGCATCGACCTGCCCCGTGCACGGGATACCGGCCAGGACGGTTTCCAGGCGATTCGCGCGCGCTTGCTGAGCCTGTTGGGGGTTGAAGTGGACGCCCCGGCCGCCCAGCCTGCGAACGCCAGCGTCAGGCGGTTTGCCCATGGTTGAATTCAGAACCCTTTGCCTGTTGGCGGCTGCACTGCTGATGGGCGGCTGCGACAAAGCCGCTGAAGCGCCGAAGTCTGCATCGGATCTGTCGGGTGTGACCCTGATCCTCGGTGACCAGGCCAAGGGCTTGCGTACGGTGGTGGAGGCCGCCCACGCCCTGGATGGCATCGACTACAAGGTCCAGTGGGCCAACTTCCAGGGCGCCGCGCCGCTGTTCGAAGCCTTGCGCGCCGGCGCCGTGGACCTCGGCCCGGCCGGGGATACGCCGGTGCTGGCGGCTGCCACCGGAGGCACGCCGCTGCGTATCGTTGCGGTGCGCCGCAGTCAGGCGCGCAGCATTGCGATCCTGGTGCCGCCCGATTCACCGATCCACAGCGTGGCCGATCTGAAAGGACGCAATGTGGTGGTGTCGTCGGCCCGTGGGAGCATTTCCCAGTACCTGCTGATCCGCGCCCTGGCGAATGCCGGCGTGGATGAAAAGGACGTCAACGTCGGCTTCGTGCTGCCCACCGATGCATTACCTGCGTTCAACGCCGGCAAGATCGAAGCCTGGGCGACCTTCGGGGTGTACCAGGCGTTCGCCGAACAGCAGGGCGCGCGGGTGCTGATCAGCGGGGAGGGCATCAATACCGGCCTGACG from Pseudomonas sp. NC02 encodes:
- a CDS encoding cysteine dioxygenase, with the protein product MTQARHPERLRAFIGALAELIDGNPREGDLLHRGGKLLAQLVSHDDWLPDEFAQPDPERYQQFLLHADSRQRFSIVSFVWGPGQTTPIHDHRVWGLIGMLRGSEYSQGFARNAEGALVADGKRIQLEPGQVEAVSPKIGDIHQVSNAFRDQVSISIHVYGANIGAVRRAVYQPDGSEKLFISGYSNAFLPNIWDLSKDALSKESPAP
- a CDS encoding LysR family transcriptional regulator, which translates into the protein MKIDDIDAFVEVIRCQSISHAAESLQLTQPAITRRVQNFEQALGVELFDRNTKPLKPTLIGTRVYEQCRSILREMDALRELVATDAPPTGLLRLGVPQTIGDVVLLDALKHLRSEFPELRAQVATGWGSQLVGKIERGELDAAAALFPAGKIFPDNIVGESIGKMELVVVCAKAQLPKKPCKLADVYQNGWILNPDGCGFRAGLQRTLSDQGLALRVNLETFGTELQLGLVADGLGLGLVPRPLLERSAHRDQLAAMPLKDFKPVMDLWLIYPHFLGNLQGPVDAFGKLVAASLHKVRNAA
- a CDS encoding class II aldolase/adducin family protein, which translates into the protein MSSVTSISSVSNNVRQRVTPEEWEVRVKLAAAYRLAALYKWTDHIYTHFSARVPGPEEHFLINAYGLLFDEISASNLVKVDIDGTIVDDPTGLGINYAGYVIHSAIHAARHDLQAVLHTHTRDGIAVSAQKDGLLPISQHSIGFSGRVAYHGYEGVALDLDERERLVADLGDKSVMILRNHGLLTAGVSVEHAFQQLQGLERACNIQIAAQAGGNAELIFPPAEVVAKVEKQAEVFKSGDGPGVARHWNALIRQLERTDTDYKL
- a CDS encoding LLM class flavin-dependent oxidoreductase, with amino-acid sequence MSIEFIGYIGGHHASEIHPRSGPTLQPDYVETVARAHEEAGFDRALVAFHSNSPDSTLIAAHAASVTKKLQFLIAHRPGFVQPTLAARQFATLDVFNGGRTAVHIITGGDDRELRADGSHIDKDERYARTDEYLSVVRQEWTSEKPFDHHGTYYRYEGAFSTVKSPQQPHIPLYFGGSSAAAIAVAGKHADVYALWGETYEQVKEVVTQVRAEAARHGRTVRFSLSLRPILAETEALAWERADSILEQATALAEKNGFVRREPPNEGSRRLLAAAAQGSRLDKRLWTGIAGLLGAQGNSTSLVGTADQVAEALLDYYDLGITTFLIRGFDPLNDAIDYGKRLIPLTRQLVAERERQAAGKVA
- a CDS encoding ABC transporter permease yields the protein MTEKSLNASSFSVDKAEGQAGVASRLIPRWLRNWRTPDVLLRLVSPIVLLLLWELASELGLIPARIIAAPSQIGGTLWAMIVSGELGKHLLVSLQRALLGLSIGVSIGVVAALITGLSKRGEVILDSPMQMLRTIPSLALVPLFILWFGIGEFTKIALIVTGTTFPVYLNLFAGIRNIDPKLIEAANTLGLNRRELIWHVILPGSLPSFFVGLRYSLGISWLALVFVEQINTTAGIGYLASDARDFMRTDVIVICLLIYSVLGLLIDGLIRTLERFALAWRPSFVRN
- a CDS encoding ABC transporter ATP-binding protein, yielding MSILEASTAPVQLRNVVRQFGQQRVIDGLDLDIAPGEFVALLGASGSGKTTLLRSLAGLDSIDSGQLRVPKARAAVFQEPRLMPWKRAWKNVILGLRVPDAKARAVQALTEVGLAHRLEAYPATLSGGEAQRVALARGLVREPKLLLLDEPFAALDALTRIKMHRLIIELWRKHTPAVLLVTHDVDEAILLADRVIVLAEGKIAEQLRIDLPRARDTGQDGFQAIRARLLSLLGVEVDAPAAQPANASVRRFAHG
- a CDS encoding ABC transporter substrate-binding protein, whose product is MVEFRTLCLLAAALLMGGCDKAAEAPKSASDLSGVTLILGDQAKGLRTVVEAAHALDGIDYKVQWANFQGAAPLFEALRAGAVDLGPAGDTPVLAAATGGTPLRIVAVRRSQARSIAILVPPDSPIHSVADLKGRNVVVSSARGSISQYLLIRALANAGVDEKDVNVGFVLPTDALPAFNAGKIEAWATFGVYQAFAEQQGARVLISGEGINTGLTFITASDEVLTDPLKRQALRDVLQRFAKAFEWAQQNPEEYARVFATVNDIPLKVSQLLRTWGDESLLPVEERDVQALQQVDDLFVEKKIFPHRVEVRKLTDTEVFSPQSLAGAP